Part of the Plasmodium vinckei vinckei genome assembly, chromosome: PVVCY_13 genome, tcgttggTATACTAATTTTAATGCAAACTATGACCCCTGTTTATACTCAAGCACAATATGTGCAATTTGCCTAACCTTCCCATACAAAATAGGCAGGacagaaataaatatattatcagtAAAACTAGGAATAAAAGATAATCAAAAAGAGTATATTATAGATTCGagttttatatgcataaaatgaaatttcGATTTCAAACTAATAAATGCACACACAAAGATCTTAGAAATTCTTTCTATggaattaatatttttgaattttagGAATAGttttcttaaaaaaataaagtatgatttgttcaaataaatatgtatataaaaaaattctacgtttttataattcaacttttttaatgtatttttCTATAGCCATAAAACAGTTTAGCACTTGCCTAttgtatacatatttatagcATAATGCTattactttattttattctcGTCCGCTGTAGAAAAGGATATGCATTATTGGTGCGATTATATAtctttacaaaaaaaaggaaaaattataacaaaataCTAAAAAGATATTTAAGTTTCTTTCCTGCGTTTTATATGAatgtgtaaaaataatagtatattATACGGTTAAACGTATGTAAATACATGTATAAGTATTTCCTATTAAGACaattttgttcatataaattatgtccagacataattattttctattttgttcataatttttatttttttttattaatttttaatattttttttatattctagaaaaatatgtacatatattatatgcatataaaaaaaaaaataaaataaaaatatgcacatgaaataaaaaaaataaaaattgacTAACTAACAATATGGTGTGTACATGTAATTTCCCATATAGTATACAACAATGTTTCAATTTCtaatttaatattcttctgttttaaaatatttaaatatcagtaaaaaaaaaaacagttaataaaagaatttgcgtaatatataactttattatatatttaggTATACATACAATAATAGTATTAaaatacacacatatacaattttgtaaaattttaataaaaaaaaaaaataataattagtGAAATATAACACATGTTATTTTTGTGTATATTTAAGAAAACgaaacattttatttagataatattttatatatatccatgtgtgtgtatttaaatatgtcctaaataaaataaattcaatgttttaatttatcatttttttgtctatccaataaataaatatatattatattacgattttatattttattagtatatattttcttagtTATAcatatcataattttaaaaaataaaaaaaaatataatttttttttgactacttttaaattattgatttttgtgaaaaatgttttttactTATGTTGTTCGTCCTGGTGAAGCCCCCGAAGGCCGAGGGCCACAATTTGAGCCATTTTGggatttttttatgaattttaatttacGTGTTGGATTTTTAATCCAATTTATTTCGTATACTTTACTAGTTTGTTCCATAACACTTTTAGGAAAAAACCCATTAGGCAttttaaactttttaagAGCACTACCAGGAACTGTTGGAAATGCACCAATGCCTTTAGTGTTTTTGAGCATAGGAGGGTTTTTATTAGGAACTCTTCTCATTATGTCCTTCTTACAATTGACCGAAGATGATAGCAGGTATGGCCAAGCATTCATGTCCCACTGCATAGGATTTGtttgatatatttctatagcgatatcatatatttttctttttctttactTTTGCAGTATTAAACAATCAAGAGGTTACAGAGCAGGAACCAAGTTTTTATTGCAAGCAACATCTATGGgtatgtacatataaaaaatggactTGTTTATTCAGTTTATTTGTTCATATGGTATTTGATTACTCTTATTTGATTTGCACACACATTTGAATAATTTACTTATATTTGCAGGAACCGTATCATGGAGTTTGTCTTTAATATGCTTAATGGCATCTTCATACTATTTTGATGACCCCTGGATGGAAGAGAAGATTGGTGCCGGTTCTTCATggattttatatttcagTTCAAGATTGATTGAtgcattttgtttatttttatatggatCTGGATGTTTCTTTTTGGAAGTATATCACTCTGAAGGAGCAGGAGAAGCTTGGGGATGGTTATGTGGAATGTGTTTTATAGCAACTTCTTTTGTTGAAGTATTAGCTTtaacattatataattctgCAATGTTTGAGTCTTTAGATTGGTTTTATTGTGTATTTTTGGGTGTAAGTCTTATAGCTAGCTCAATATGGGGAATTTTATTTGAGCCAATAAGTCACAGATATGATGTAAAATTAACACAAAGTGCAATGAGAAATGAATATTACAAATCAAGAAATGCTATGGCATATTATGGTCCAGCTGTTGTAACAGCAAATGGAGAACTAGACATTGAAGCATCAACTGAAAATGCAACAACctgtaaataatttttaaattgtccAAAAGGAAAtgctcatatttttaatcatTACTAAACTATCAGTTTGTTTCATATACTACACCacccatatatatatgagtgtaaataaatatgaaatcttattatattaaaaggaggaacaaaaaaaatttcaatATGCACAAGCAtacatgtttttttttatgtaattatatttcgaaaatgtttaaaaaaaaatgggaaaaagtaaaagttatttatattatggaaaaaaaattgcaatgtaaaatataggtctagtaataataagaaaaagaagcgatagaaaaatatataaactaaAATGTTATTCTTGTTTGCATATACAAAGTATATGTAACTATATAGATTGAAGAAACAAAACAATCTTAATTGTTTGATATAGAGATAGTTTATTGTTATGTGtgtttatgtatatatatataaaatatatgaagataatatatacCCCTTACAGTTAATAatacacatatttatttatgtgtgtgtgtgtACATATTTGTTTGGGGTTAttcacatatttatatcgataattttacatttaataatttgtagTTTTTCATgacatttaaattttttttttccctttttttgtgtgcgcgctatttttctattaaatttttcataaattttaacaCTTCACTagttataatttaatttaaattaattcattgttaaaaagggaaaagGGGACCACAAGTgtggaaatataaaatatacaaaaaataaaacaaaaaaataaataacatcAGTTGTTATGTTAGTGCAAATTGTAAAATGGAGATAGACTTTTATAAAAGTTGAAGGAGACACTTATCAATTAGTAggaaatatttacatatttatgagcgtgtacatatttatgaGCATGTGCATTGGTTACCAATTATGGGTTGTCTTAAAATAAGGTCTTTGTTgtagttatatattttcctcTTCATTGTCTAAAtgttttgaatttttttttatttgtgtaAGTATTATATCAATGGATGGCAAATTTTGTACATATACTGGGATTtctaaattttcaaaaatttttttaattagtTGATGGTAGCgtgtaaaatataaaagtatttttgtatttagcattttcaatatatttattgaatTAACACGATTTAAAAAggattttaaaatttcttgttctacatttttaagCAATTGCTTCCATTCATTAGTAAAACATAAGGCAGTACTTTCCATTAATTGAGTATCTACCtgtgataatatattagtaGTATTATCATTgcttgtattatttttctctttaCCATTTTCAATAATTTCCTCATGCttagaaacaaaaaaaattatattcttaatatatttatttagttGTAAATCGATGTAGGAAGATATATCTTTTTCGATAAGTTTTTCAAAAgggtttattttttcttcattaattttgttattttttaaaactattataatatgataataattatttataagaaataataatttatcatttttattttggaaATTATTGGACATATTTAACAAAACATTtatgattatattttcaaaatttgaaatgaaattatttaaatgtgCATATTTCTTTGTTAATTCATTGTGTATGTTGTCTACTTCGTTTGGTTCATCCTTTTGTGCTTTGTCTTGACTTTCTTGTTTTTCCTCCGAGCATTTCTCTCTATACCTAAACTCGTATTTATATGCCAgttcatttaaaataattaaagatGAATAAAAATCAGAAAATGATTTTGTAACAGAATGTACATCAGG contains:
- a CDS encoding glideosome associated protein with multiple membrane spans 1, putative, giving the protein MFFTYVVRPGEAPEGRGPQFEPFWDFFMNFNLRVGFLIQFISYTLLVCSITLLGKNPLGILNFLRALPGTVGNAPMPLVFLSIGGFLLGTLLIMSFLQLTEDDSSIKQSRGYRAGTKFLLQATSMGTVSWSLSLICLMASSYYFDDPWMEEKIGAGSSWILYFSSRLIDAFCLFLYGSGCFFLEVYHSEGAGEAWGWLCGMCFIATSFVEVLALTLYNSAMFESLDWFYCVFLGVSLIASSIWGILFEPISHRYDVKLTQSAMRNEYYKSRNAMAYYGPAVVTANGELDIEASTENATTCK